The Streptomyces sp. NBC_01275 genome has a segment encoding these proteins:
- a CDS encoding bifunctional salicylyl-CoA 5-hydroxylase/oxidoreductase, whose protein sequence is MRVAIIGGGPGGLYTAALLKRLDPAREITVWERNAPDDTFGFGVVLSDETLGGIEHADPVVYEALQQRFVRWDDIDIVHRGVRHTSGGHGFAALGRRDLLAILQKRCRALGVELRFGSEAPYPAWLAQTYDLVVAADGVHSTTREAYADAFRPRITGHRCRYIWLAADFAFDAFRFEIAETEHGVMQLHGYPYARPSPDHHPSTRPSGPQNQLGSSTVIVEMREEVWRAAGFEELDEPESVARCAKIFADTLGGRPLKSNRSAWTTFRTVVNEHWSHGNVVLLGDAAHTAHFSIGSGTKLAVEDALALAACLTEHGDLSQALAAYEAERKPVVASTQRAARASLEWFEDLARHLRQPSRTFAFNLLTRSRRVTHGNLRLRDPRFTEAVEREFGCPPGTPPMFTPFRLRGLTLRNRVVVSPMDVYSATDGVPGDFHLVHLGARALGGAGLVMTEMVCVSPEGRITPGCTGLYTGRQGDAWRRITDFVHERAPGAAIGVQLGHSGRKGSTKLMWEGMDEPLPEGNWPLVAASALPYKPGSQTPRQLSRAQLTDLREQFASATWRAARAGFDLLELHCAHGYLLSGFLSPLTNLRTDSYGGSLEARLRFPLEVFDAVRSVWPQERPMTVRISATDWAEGGTSADDAVEIARAFAAHGADAIDVSTGQVVADETPEFGRSYQTPFADRIRHEAGVPVIAVGAISSWDDVNSLILAGRTDLCALARPHLHDPNWTLHAAAEQGYAGPGADWPAPYRAGSRPPRTGRTDDPKPRLTLTS, encoded by the coding sequence ATGCGTGTCGCGATCATCGGCGGCGGCCCCGGCGGCCTGTACACCGCCGCCCTCCTCAAACGCCTCGACCCCGCCCGCGAGATCACCGTCTGGGAGCGCAACGCCCCCGACGACACCTTCGGCTTCGGAGTAGTCCTCTCCGACGAAACCCTGGGCGGCATAGAACACGCCGACCCGGTCGTGTACGAGGCTCTCCAGCAACGCTTCGTGCGCTGGGACGACATCGACATCGTGCACCGGGGCGTACGGCACACCTCCGGCGGCCACGGTTTCGCCGCGCTCGGCCGGCGCGACCTGCTGGCGATCCTGCAGAAGCGCTGCCGTGCGCTCGGCGTGGAGCTGCGCTTCGGCTCCGAGGCGCCCTATCCGGCCTGGCTCGCCCAGACGTACGACCTCGTCGTCGCCGCCGACGGTGTGCACAGCACCACCCGCGAGGCGTACGCCGACGCCTTCCGGCCCCGGATCACCGGCCACCGCTGCCGGTACATCTGGCTCGCCGCCGACTTCGCCTTCGACGCCTTCCGCTTCGAGATCGCCGAGACCGAGCACGGCGTGATGCAGCTGCACGGCTACCCGTACGCCCGCCCGTCGCCCGACCACCACCCCTCAACGAGGCCCTCCGGGCCGCAGAATCAACTCGGCTCCTCGACGGTGATCGTCGAGATGCGCGAGGAGGTCTGGCGTGCCGCCGGTTTCGAGGAACTCGACGAGCCGGAGTCCGTCGCGCGCTGCGCGAAGATCTTCGCGGACACGCTCGGCGGACGCCCGCTGAAGTCCAACAGGTCGGCGTGGACCACCTTCCGCACGGTCGTCAACGAGCACTGGTCGCACGGCAACGTCGTCCTGCTCGGCGACGCCGCCCACACCGCCCACTTCTCCATCGGCTCCGGCACCAAGCTCGCCGTCGAGGACGCACTCGCGTTGGCCGCCTGCCTTACCGAACACGGCGACCTGTCACAGGCGTTGGCGGCCTACGAAGCGGAGCGCAAGCCCGTCGTGGCCTCCACCCAGCGTGCCGCCCGCGCCAGCCTGGAATGGTTCGAGGACCTCGCCCGCCACCTCCGTCAGCCGTCCCGCACGTTCGCCTTCAACCTGCTCACCCGCAGCCGCCGCGTCACCCACGGCAACCTGCGCCTGCGCGACCCCCGGTTCACCGAGGCCGTGGAGCGCGAGTTCGGCTGCCCGCCCGGCACGCCCCCGATGTTCACCCCGTTCCGGCTGCGCGGCCTGACCCTGCGCAACCGGGTCGTCGTCTCGCCCATGGACGTGTACTCGGCCACCGACGGCGTCCCCGGCGACTTCCATCTCGTCCACCTCGGCGCCCGCGCCCTCGGCGGGGCCGGACTGGTGATGACCGAGATGGTGTGCGTCTCCCCCGAGGGGCGCATCACGCCCGGCTGCACCGGCCTCTACACCGGCCGACAGGGCGACGCCTGGCGGCGGATCACCGACTTCGTGCACGAGCGGGCGCCGGGCGCCGCGATCGGCGTGCAACTCGGCCACTCCGGGCGCAAAGGCTCGACGAAGCTGATGTGGGAGGGCATGGACGAACCGCTGCCCGAGGGCAACTGGCCGCTCGTCGCCGCGTCCGCACTGCCGTACAAGCCGGGCAGCCAGACGCCCCGGCAGCTCTCGCGAGCCCAACTCACCGATCTGCGCGAGCAGTTCGCGTCCGCCACCTGGCGGGCCGCTCGGGCGGGCTTCGATCTGCTCGAACTGCACTGCGCGCACGGCTACTTGCTCTCCGGCTTCCTCTCCCCGCTGACCAACCTGCGCACGGACTCCTACGGCGGCTCGCTCGAGGCGCGGCTGCGCTTCCCGCTGGAGGTCTTCGACGCCGTACGGAGCGTGTGGCCGCAGGAGCGGCCGATGACCGTGCGGATATCCGCCACCGACTGGGCGGAGGGCGGGACTTCGGCCGATGACGCCGTCGAGATCGCCCGGGCCTTCGCCGCCCACGGCGCGGACGCGATCGACGTGTCCACCGGGCAGGTCGTCGCCGACGAGACACCGGAGTTCGGGCGGTCGTACCAGACGCCGTTCGCGGACCGCATCCGGCACGAGGCGGGCGTCCCGGTGATCGCGGTCGGCGCGATCTCCTCCTGGGACGACGTCAACTCCCTGATCCTGGCGGGCCGTACGGACCTCTGCGCCCTCGCCAGGCCGCATCTCCACGACCCGAACTGGACCCTGCACGCGGCGGCCGAGCAGGGCTACGCCGGACCGGGGGCCGACTGGCCCGCCCCCTACCGGGCCGGCAGCCGCCCGCCGCGCACCGGCCGCACCGACGACCCCAAACCCCGTCTGACACTCACGAGTTGA
- a CDS encoding enoyl-CoA hydratase family protein, with protein MSPFTGSAARTSDWRHLRVERADGVATVTLTRPEKLNALTFGAYADLRDLLAELSRERSVRALVLAGEGRGFCSGGDVDEIIGATLDMDTAELLDFNRMTGQVVRAVRECPFPVIAAVHGVAAGAGAVLALAADFRVADPSARFVFLFTRVGLSGGDMGAAYLLPRVVGLGHATRLLMLGEPVRAPEAERIGLISELAEEGRADAAAQALARRLADGPALAHAQTKALLTAELDMPLAAAVELDAATQALLMNGEDYAEFHAAFTERRPPKWRGR; from the coding sequence ATGAGTCCCTTCACCGGCTCCGCCGCCCGCACCTCCGACTGGCGGCATCTGCGCGTCGAGCGCGCCGACGGCGTCGCCACCGTCACCCTGACCCGCCCCGAGAAACTCAACGCCCTCACCTTCGGCGCCTACGCCGACCTGCGCGACCTTCTCGCCGAGCTGTCCCGGGAACGGTCGGTCCGCGCCCTGGTGCTGGCCGGCGAGGGGCGCGGCTTCTGCTCCGGCGGCGACGTCGACGAGATCATCGGCGCCACGCTCGACATGGACACCGCCGAGCTCCTGGACTTCAACCGGATGACCGGCCAGGTCGTGCGAGCCGTACGGGAGTGTCCGTTCCCGGTGATCGCGGCGGTGCACGGAGTGGCCGCGGGCGCCGGCGCGGTCCTCGCCCTCGCCGCGGACTTCCGGGTCGCCGACCCCAGCGCCCGCTTCGTGTTCCTCTTCACCCGCGTCGGCCTCTCCGGCGGCGACATGGGCGCGGCCTACCTCCTGCCCCGAGTCGTCGGCCTCGGCCACGCCACCCGGCTGCTCATGCTCGGCGAGCCCGTGCGCGCCCCCGAGGCCGAGCGGATCGGCCTGATCAGCGAGCTGGCGGAGGAAGGGCGGGCGGACGCGGCCGCACAGGCGCTGGCCCGCCGCCTCGCCGACGGCCCGGCCCTCGCACACGCCCAGACGAAGGCGCTGCTCACCGCGGAACTCGACATGCCCCTGGCCGCCGCCGTCGAGCTGGACGCCGCCACCCAGGCCCTCCTCATGAACGGCGAGGACTACGCCGAGTTCCACGCCGCCTTCACCGAGAGACGCCCGCCGAAGTGGCGGGGGAGGTGA
- a CDS encoding ATP-binding protein, producing MNGPALHELPSASAASWRIALPHSAAAVPVARALVRTALAELEHGADTDTAELLTAELVANAVEHTAAGDAPIELVVELRPTGCQVEVHDHDPVPPGDLTRPSGQEPDPWQEHGRGLLLIRALSSSCGHRPTDKGKAVWFRLAAVPQQWRPRPATG from the coding sequence ATGAACGGACCAGCCTTGCACGAGCTCCCTTCCGCCTCAGCCGCCTCTTGGCGCATCGCACTGCCGCACTCCGCCGCGGCCGTGCCGGTGGCGCGCGCACTGGTCCGTACGGCGCTGGCCGAACTGGAGCACGGGGCGGACACCGACACCGCGGAGCTGCTCACCGCCGAGCTGGTGGCGAACGCCGTGGAGCACACCGCCGCCGGGGACGCCCCGATAGAGCTGGTGGTGGAGCTGCGGCCGACCGGCTGCCAGGTCGAGGTGCACGACCACGACCCGGTGCCGCCCGGCGACCTCACCCGCCCCTCCGGCCAGGAGCCCGACCCCTGGCAGGAGCACGGGCGCGGTCTGCTGCTGATCCGCGCCCTGAGCTCGTCCTGCGGTCACCGCCCCACGGACAAGGGCAAGGCCGTGTGGTTCAGACTGGCCGCGGTCCCGCAGCAGTGGCGGCCCCGGCCGGCAACCGGCTGA
- the argF gene encoding ornithine carbamoyltransferase: MATVPTALAGRHFLKELDFTEGEFRGLIELAAELKAAKKAGAEVQHLRGKNIALIFEKTSTRTRCAFEVAAADQGASTTYLDPSGSQIGHKESVKDTARVLGRMYDGIEYRGDSQEKVEELAAHAGVPVYNGLTDDWHPTQMLAEVLTMTEHSAKPLPEIAFAYLGDARFNMGNSYLVTGALLGMDVRIVAPKAYWPAPEIVDRARELAKSSGARVTVTESLDEGVRGADFVATDVWVSMGEPKEVWDERIEALSPYAVTMDVLRATGNPDVRFLHCLPAFHDLGTKVGREIHERHGLDSLEVTDEVFESDHSVVFDEAENRLHTIKAVLVATLG; encoded by the coding sequence ATGGCGACAGTCCCGACCGCCCTCGCCGGCCGCCACTTCCTCAAGGAGCTGGACTTCACCGAGGGGGAGTTCCGCGGCCTGATCGAGCTGGCCGCCGAGCTGAAGGCCGCCAAGAAGGCCGGGGCCGAGGTCCAGCACCTGCGCGGGAAGAACATCGCCCTGATCTTCGAGAAGACCTCGACGCGCACCCGCTGCGCGTTCGAGGTGGCGGCGGCGGACCAGGGCGCCTCCACGACGTACCTCGACCCGTCGGGCTCGCAGATCGGGCACAAGGAGTCCGTCAAGGACACCGCCCGGGTGCTGGGCCGGATGTACGACGGGATCGAGTACCGCGGGGACAGCCAGGAGAAGGTCGAGGAGCTGGCCGCACACGCCGGCGTCCCCGTCTACAACGGCCTCACCGACGACTGGCACCCCACCCAGATGCTCGCCGAGGTGCTCACGATGACCGAGCACAGCGCCAAGCCCCTGCCCGAGATCGCCTTCGCCTACCTCGGCGACGCCCGTTTCAACATGGGCAACTCCTACCTGGTCACCGGCGCGCTGCTCGGCATGGACGTGCGGATCGTCGCGCCCAAGGCCTACTGGCCGGCCCCGGAGATCGTCGACCGCGCTCGCGAGCTCGCGAAGAGCAGCGGGGCCCGCGTCACCGTCACCGAGTCCCTGGACGAGGGCGTGCGCGGCGCCGACTTCGTGGCCACCGACGTATGGGTCTCCATGGGCGAGCCCAAGGAGGTCTGGGACGAGCGGATCGAGGCGCTCTCCCCGTACGCCGTGACCATGGACGTCCTGCGCGCCACCGGCAACCCGGACGTCAGGTTCCTGCACTGCCTGCCGGCCTTCCACGACCTCGGCACCAAGGTCGGCCGCGAGATCCACGAGCGGCACGGTCTCGACTCGCTGGAAGTGACGGACGAGGTCTTCGAGTCGGACCACTCGGTCGTCTTCGACGAGGCGGAGAACCGGCTGCACACGATCAAGGCCGTGCTCGTCGCGACGTTGGGGTGA
- the cysD gene encoding sulfate adenylyltransferase subunit CysD: MSAFTLSHLDALESEAVHIFREVAGEFENPVILFSGGKDSIVMLHLALKAFAPAAVPFSLLHVDTGHNFPEVLEYRDRAVAAHGLRLHVASVQDYIDRGVLRERPDGTRNPLQTLPLTEKIQAEKFDAVFGGGRRDEEKARAKERVFSLRDEFSQWDPRRQRPELWNLYNGRHAPGEHVRVFPLSNWTELDVWQYIAREGIELPEIYFAHDREVFRRAGMWLTAGEWGGPKDGETVEKRQVRYRTVGDMSCTGAVDSDAVTLDDVIAEIAASRLTERGATRADDKMSEAAMEDRKREGYF, encoded by the coding sequence GTGAGCGCCTTCACGCTGTCCCATCTCGACGCCCTCGAATCGGAGGCGGTGCACATCTTCCGCGAGGTGGCGGGCGAGTTCGAGAACCCGGTGATCCTGTTCTCCGGCGGCAAGGACTCCATCGTCATGCTCCACCTGGCGCTCAAGGCCTTCGCCCCGGCGGCCGTCCCCTTCTCCCTGCTCCACGTGGACACCGGACACAACTTCCCCGAGGTCCTCGAATACCGCGACCGAGCCGTCGCCGCACACGGGCTGCGCCTCCACGTGGCCTCCGTCCAGGACTACATCGACCGCGGAGTCCTGCGCGAACGCCCCGACGGCACCCGCAACCCCCTCCAGACCCTCCCCCTCACCGAGAAGATCCAGGCCGAGAAGTTCGACGCCGTCTTCGGCGGCGGACGCCGCGACGAGGAGAAGGCCCGCGCCAAGGAACGCGTCTTCTCCCTGCGCGACGAGTTCTCCCAGTGGGACCCCCGCCGCCAGCGCCCCGAACTGTGGAACCTCTACAACGGCCGCCACGCACCCGGCGAACACGTCCGCGTCTTCCCCCTCTCCAACTGGACCGAGCTCGACGTCTGGCAGTACATCGCCCGCGAGGGCATCGAACTGCCCGAGATCTACTTCGCACACGACCGCGAGGTGTTCCGGCGCGCCGGGATGTGGCTGACCGCAGGCGAGTGGGGCGGGCCGAAAGACGGGGAGACCGTCGAGAAACGCCAGGTCCGCTACCGGACCGTCGGCGACATGTCCTGCACGGGGGCGGTCGACTCCGACGCCGTGACGCTGGACGACGTCATCGCCGAGATCGCCGCCTCCCGGCTCACCGAGCGCGGCGCGACCCGCGCCGACGACAAGATGTCCGAGGCCGCGATGGAAGACCGCAAGCGCGAAGGGTACTTCTGA
- the cysC gene encoding adenylyl-sulfate kinase, producing the protein MTTTPRAVAPRAQGATVWLTGLPSAGKTTIARFLGDRLRAEGHRVEVLDGDEIRRFLSAGLGFSRADRNTNVQRIGLVSEVLARNGVLSVVPVIAPYADSREAVRLRHEKSGTPYIEVHVATPVEVCSERDVKGLYARQAAGELSGLTGVDDPYETPVDPALVLRTQEQTPLESADAVYAVLAERGLV; encoded by the coding sequence ATGACCACCACGCCAAGGGCCGTGGCCCCCAGGGCCCAGGGGGCCACGGTCTGGCTCACGGGACTGCCGAGTGCGGGAAAGACGACGATCGCCCGTTTCCTGGGCGACCGGCTGAGGGCCGAGGGACATCGCGTGGAGGTCCTCGACGGCGACGAGATCCGCCGCTTCCTCTCCGCCGGACTCGGTTTCTCCCGGGCGGACCGCAACACCAACGTGCAGCGCATCGGCCTCGTCTCCGAGGTGCTGGCCCGCAACGGCGTCCTGTCCGTCGTCCCCGTCATCGCGCCCTACGCCGACAGCCGCGAGGCGGTGCGGCTGCGGCACGAGAAGAGCGGCACGCCGTACATCGAGGTGCATGTCGCCACTCCGGTCGAGGTGTGCAGCGAGCGGGACGTGAAGGGCCTGTACGCCCGGCAGGCGGCGGGCGAGCTGAGCGGGCTGACCGGCGTGGACGACCCGTACGAGACGCCGGTGGACCCGGCGCTGGTGCTGCGGACGCAGGAGCAGACCCCGCTGGAGTCGGCGGACGCGGTGTACGCGGTGCTGGCGGAACGGGGGCTGGTGTGA
- a CDS encoding sulfate adenylyltransferase subunit 1 — protein sequence MSTMTGTTVDATVGLRLATADTSRFATADTPRLATADTLRFATAGSVDDGKSTLVGRLLHDSKSVLADQLEAVETASRNRGKDTPDLALLTDGLRAEREQGITIDVAYRYFATPKRRFILADTPGHVQYTRNMVTGASTAELAIILVDSRSGIVEQTRRHAAVAALLRVPQVVLAVNKMDLVGYAQGVFERLVEEFAGYAAELGLPGFTPIPVSALAGDNVVERSTRMDWYAGPALLEFLENVPVAADPADAPARFPVQYVIRHGDVRHYAGQLVSGSLRVGDRVTVHPSGETSEITAIDALGTAVETAYAPQSVGVRLADQRDVSRGDMITAGGEAPVLTQDVRAAVCHLADRPLRVGDRVLLKHTTRTVKAIVKDLAGAQALSVNDLGRITLRTAEPLALDDYGVSRRTGAFLLIDPADGATLTAGMVDLAGLG from the coding sequence ATGAGCACGATGACCGGCACCACCGTCGACGCCACCGTCGGCCTGCGGCTCGCCACCGCCGACACCTCGCGCTTCGCGACCGCCGACACCCCGCGCCTCGCCACCGCCGACACCCTGCGCTTCGCCACCGCCGGCTCCGTCGACGACGGCAAGTCCACCCTCGTCGGACGCCTGCTGCACGACTCCAAGTCGGTGCTCGCCGACCAGTTGGAAGCCGTGGAAACCGCTTCCCGCAACCGCGGCAAGGACACTCCCGACCTGGCCCTGCTCACCGACGGTCTGCGGGCCGAGCGCGAGCAGGGCATCACGATCGACGTGGCGTACCGCTACTTCGCCACCCCCAAGCGCCGGTTCATCCTCGCCGACACCCCCGGCCATGTGCAGTACACCCGCAACATGGTCACCGGCGCCTCCACCGCCGAACTGGCGATCATCCTGGTCGACTCCCGCAGCGGCATCGTGGAGCAGACCCGCCGCCATGCCGCCGTGGCCGCCCTGCTGCGCGTCCCGCAGGTCGTCCTGGCCGTCAACAAGATGGACCTCGTCGGCTACGCGCAGGGCGTCTTCGAGCGGCTCGTCGAGGAATTCGCGGGCTACGCGGCCGAGTTGGGGCTGCCCGGCTTCACCCCGATCCCGGTCTCCGCGCTCGCCGGCGACAACGTCGTGGAGCGCTCGACGCGCATGGACTGGTACGCCGGTCCCGCGCTCCTCGAGTTCCTGGAGAACGTGCCCGTCGCCGCCGACCCGGCCGACGCGCCCGCCCGTTTCCCCGTCCAGTACGTCATCCGCCACGGCGACGTCCGACACTACGCGGGCCAGTTGGTGTCGGGCTCGCTGCGGGTCGGCGACCGGGTGACGGTCCACCCGTCCGGGGAGACCTCCGAGATCACCGCCATCGACGCCCTGGGAACGGCCGTGGAGACCGCGTACGCGCCGCAGTCGGTCGGGGTACGGCTGGCCGACCAGCGGGACGTCTCGCGAGGCGACATGATCACGGCGGGCGGGGAGGCTCCAGTGCTCACACAGGACGTGCGGGCGGCCGTGTGCCATCTGGCCGACCGTCCGCTGCGGGTCGGCGACCGGGTGCTGCTGAAGCACACGACCAGGACCGTCAAGGCGATCGTCAAGGACCTCGCCGGGGCGCAGGCCCTGTCGGTGAACGACCTGGGCCGGATCACCCTGCGCACCGCCGAGCCGCTCGCGCTGGACGACTACGGGGTGTCGCGTCGTACCGGAGCGTTCCTCCTGATCGACCCGGCGGACGGCGCGACGCTCACCGCCGGCATGGTGGACCTGGCCGGACTCGGCTGA
- a CDS encoding PaaX family transcriptional regulator C-terminal domain-containing protein: MINVSDQPAPRSLIVTLYGAYGRFAPGPVPVAELIRLLAAVGVDAPSVRSSVSRLKRRGLLLPARTVQGAAGYELSDEARQLLDDGDQRIYVTASPGDEGWVLAVFSVPESERQKRHVLRSRLAGLGFGTAAPGVWIAPARLYEEARHTLRRLRLDPYVDFFRGEHLGFAPTVEAASRWWDLAAIAKEHETFLDRHAPVLHAWQKRLETPPEEAYRDYLLALDSWRHLPYVDPGLPARLLPEGWPGARSAAVFRGLHERLRDAGAEFAGV; the protein is encoded by the coding sequence ATGATCAACGTGTCCGACCAGCCCGCACCTCGGTCTCTCATCGTCACGCTCTACGGCGCGTACGGCCGCTTCGCGCCCGGCCCGGTGCCCGTCGCCGAGCTGATCCGGCTGCTCGCCGCGGTCGGCGTCGACGCACCCTCCGTACGCTCCTCGGTGTCCCGGCTGAAGCGGCGCGGACTGCTGCTGCCGGCCCGCACCGTGCAGGGTGCGGCCGGGTACGAGCTGTCCGACGAGGCACGGCAGTTGCTCGACGACGGTGACCAGCGCATCTATGTCACGGCGTCGCCCGGGGACGAGGGCTGGGTGCTCGCGGTGTTCTCCGTGCCGGAGTCGGAGCGCCAGAAGCGGCATGTGCTGCGGTCGCGGCTGGCGGGGCTGGGCTTCGGCACGGCCGCGCCCGGCGTGTGGATCGCCCCGGCCCGACTGTACGAGGAGGCCCGGCACACGCTCCGGCGGCTGCGGCTCGACCCCTACGTCGACTTCTTCCGCGGTGAGCACCTCGGTTTCGCGCCGACCGTCGAGGCCGCGTCCCGCTGGTGGGATCTGGCGGCCATCGCCAAGGAGCACGAGACGTTCCTCGACCGCCACGCACCCGTGCTCCACGCCTGGCAGAAGCGCCTGGAGACCCCGCCGGAAGAGGCTTACCGCGACTACCTCCTCGCGCTCGACTCCTGGCGTCACCTCCCCTACGTCGACCCCGGTCTGCCCGCCCGGCTGCTCCCCGAGGGCTGGCCGGGGGCGCGGTCCGCGGCCGTGTTCCGTGGACTGCACGAACGGCTGCGGGACGCGGGTGCGGAGTTCGCGGGGGTGTGA